Part of the Bacteroidota bacterium genome is shown below.
CCGCGCTGTACAGGCGCTTTTAGCCAGTCTTCGAAAGCAGCACGTCCCGCGTCAGTTAGCTGGTACATTTTTCGTGGGGGGCGGCCCGGCTCAGCTTCCCCTTTGAAGGAAGTGAGCAAGCCATGAGATGCCAGACGCGCAAGTAAAGCGTAGAATTGGCTTTGCTTCATCCGCCAAACCAGCCACAGGTCGCTTGTCTGGGTTAGTTCTTTGTACATGGCATAACCGTGGCGTGGGCCATCAAGGAGGAAGCCCAGCAGCGCAATTTCGTTTGAAGCAACGGGAGTTGGTGATCTATTCATGACATGCATACTCAGTGTTTGAGTATGCAGAAGGTACACTGTGAATGGAGCAGAGTCAATGTGTTTTTGTCTATCTGTAATCTTGCCTGCAATTGCGTTATGGCTGGTGTGTAAACGGACCTGTTTTTGCCGTGGCCAAATGCCGGCGGTATTTGGTTGGGATTTCGGGAAAAGATGTACTTCGAGGTGCCATAAACCTGAAACGTTCGCCGCTTTAGCAAGTACCAACGCCCCCTTTTATTTTTTCGCAATTCCATCCAGGTATTCCAGCATTCAGGTAGCATGAGCAGGCTGATTTACGGCATCGATTTCGGAACGTCCAATTCAGTTATTGAGGTATATGATAGTGCAACCGGCAAGGTGGTCTCGGAAGATGGCCTCGAGAAATCGATAGAAAGCGCCATCTTTTTCCCTTACGGTGATCGGGAGCGTTACTTTCTGGGTAAACAGGCGATCCATCAGTACGTGGCTTCAGGGATGCAGGGCCGGCTTATCAAATCTATTAAATCAGCTTTGCCAGAGCCCTCCCTTGGGACCCTTTCGATTTATGGCAAGAAAGTCAAAATCGAACTGTTGGTCTCGTATTTCCTGTCTCATTTGAAAGCAACATGCGACGCCCACTTTGAAGAAGACGTAAAACAGGTAGTACTTGGCCGGCCAAGCGTTTTTTCACCTGATACTGCAAAAGACGCGCTTGCTGTTAAGCGCCTGACTGCTGCCGCCAAACTTGCCGGCTTTGAAGAGGTGCGCATCTTGCGTGAGCCCATCGCAGCTGCCATTCATTATGAGCAAGCGCTTCAATCCCCCAAAACCGTATTTGTAGGCGATCTAGGTGGGGGTACATCTGACTTCTGCATCATGCAGTTGCGGCCCGATGCAGGCGCCACTACGGATCGCCAGGAAGACATCATTGCGACGTCAGGCATCAAGGTAGGGGGAGACGATTTTGATGCTGAAATTATGTGGCACAAACTCGTGCCGTACTTCGGGCTCGATGCTGAATATGAGTCGTTTGGCAAGTGGTTACCCGTGCCCATCCATATTTTCAAAACCATCTGCTCATGGGAAAAGCTGTCGCTGTTGCGCAGTGTGGACATGCAGCAGTCGTTGAAGAAATTCCATTTCTATTCGAACGAAAAAGAAAAGCTGGCCCGTTTGTTAACGCT
Proteins encoded:
- a CDS encoding PadR family transcriptional regulator, producing the protein MNRSPTPVASNEIALLGFLLDGPRHGYAMYKELTQTSDLWLVWRMKQSQFYALLARLASHGLLTSFKGEAEPGRPPRKMYQLTDAGRAAFEDWLKAPVQRGRQFRLDLLVKLFFAQKQGAQGVSTLLNMQQKTCNRWLQECTHAARDAAQPYQRLVHKYRTGQIEAMLLWIDACREELVSAASINPAHS
- a CDS encoding Hsp70 family protein yields the protein MSRLIYGIDFGTSNSVIEVYDSATGKVVSEDGLEKSIESAIFFPYGDRERYFLGKQAIHQYVASGMQGRLIKSIKSALPEPSLGTLSIYGKKVKIELLVSYFLSHLKATCDAHFEEDVKQVVLGRPSVFSPDTAKDALAVKRLTAAAKLAGFEEVRILREPIAAAIHYEQALQSPKTVFVGDLGGGTSDFCIMQLRPDAGATTDRQEDIIATSGIKVGGDDFDAEIMWHKLVPYFGLDAEYESFGKWLPVPIHIFKTICSWEKLSLLRSVDMQQSLKKFHFYSNEKEKLARLLTLINKNLGFAIIKEVEKAKIGLGGAEEQFISYAKENITIETLLMREETPEILEKQVRNIETSVEKLLKENGLSPADIDVVFLTGGSSLVHPVAALFDRIFGAEKIQGGNAFKSIAHGLAASASYLFSAPAVSYTDG